CTTGGAGCCGTTGAGGACACTCCAAGACCGGCTGAGGCACAGCCGAGCGGCTGGTGCGAGGCGTTACGACGTCAGTCGTTGACGCACACGTTGCCGGCTGCCGGGTTGAGCAGCCCGATGATGTTGATGGAGTTGCCGCACACGTTGACCGGGATGTGGATCGGAACCTGAACCACGTTGCCCGAGAGGACACCCGGGGACCCGATGGCGGCACCCTTGGCCTCGGCGTCGGCGAAGGCCGGGGTGGCGATGCTCAGGGCCATGATCGCGCCGGCGACGACGGCAGCGCTCTTCTTGAGCTTCACGTCATTTCCTTTCTCTGCGGTCATGCCCGAATTGACGGCCGAAACCGAGCGAGCACAGCATGGACGGCTCGCATCATGACCTGCAGCCTGTGAAACGAGGCATAGACATCGGAAGAAACTTCCGAACGCGGAGGGTAGGGTAATTCACCCGATCGCCCCGCGAGATTGTCGGAAAGGCATATCGATGCCACCCGAATGGCGCGTCCGGGGGCAGACGAACGACTCGGGCCGAACGCCACCGCGCGCGACCCGAGTCGTTCGATGATTTTCCGATCAGTGCTTTCCGTCGCCGTTGCCGTTGTCCGAGAGAATCGGAATGTCGGACAGGATGTGCGACAGCGGCTCGTCACCCTTGGCCTGGGTGGAGTTCTCGGTGCACTGCTGGTTCTGCGGCGCCGACAGGATCGGGACGTCCTGCAGCACGGAGACTCCGGCGAGGAGGCCGAGGCCACCGAGGTTGCCCTTGACCGGCAGACCGACACAGGGCTTGTTCAGCGAGCCCTGGACCAGCGAGAGCTGCGGGCTCATGTCGCCCTTGGTCACCGAGTTGCCGAACGCCTGGCTGGCACCGTTGCCGCTGAACGAGGTGGTCCCACCGTCGTCGGCGAGCGCCTGGGGGGCGGCGGCGGCCGCGAGGCCGGTGATGGAAGCGGCGACCGTGACCGCGGCCATTGCCTTCTTGAGCATTTCGCGTTCCTTTCCTGGCGGACCCGCAGGTCCCTGCTCAGGCAGCAACGGTGACCCGCCTCCACCGGTTTCGACACATCACCCGTTCGGCCCGCTCGCACCGGCGAATTCCGGAGCACCGGCCAAACCTCGCACGCCCCGCTTTCACTCCGCCGCGTGGGCCGACGGAGTGAATCGGAGCAACCGGAAAGTCCTGCGGAAGTTGTCCATGGCGCTCCGGTGGAAACGGGGTTCTTCCAGAAGGGAATCGCAAGTGATCAAGAAGATGATGACCGCAGCGACGATCGCCGCCTCCGTCGTCGGAGCCTCGGCCGCCGCAGCGCCCCAGGCGCTCGCCGACGACGCCGGCACCACCACCTTCAGCGGGAACGACGCCCATCAGGTCTACGGCAACTCGGCCACGTACGGGAACATGAGCCCGCAGATGGCGCTGATCCAGGGCTCGTTCAACAAGCCCTGCATCGGCCTGCCCGCGAAGCTCAACCTCGGCGGCATCGGACTCATCGGGATCTCCGCGCTGCAGGACGTCCCGATCCTGTCGGCCCCGCAGAACCAGCAGTGCACCGAGAACTCCACCCAGGCCAAGGGTGACGAGCCGCTCTCGCACATCCTGTCCGACATCCCGATCCTCTCGGACAACGGCAACGGCAAGGACGGCGGCAAGTAACACCCGATAAGCCTCCTAATGCGCCAATAGGGGCAAACCGCGCAACTGTTGGCCGGACGTCAGGTTGATCAGAGCGCAACTCCGCAACGGAGTCCGCTTTCCGAAGGGATCCAACATGAACAAGCTGTGGGCCACCGCGGCTGTTGCTGCTTCCATTGCCGGCCTCGGTGCCGCGACCGCGCCCCAGGCGCTCGCGGACGACGGTGGGACCACCTCGTTCAGCGGCAACGGTGCCAGCCAGGCGTTCGGCAACTCGGTGACCAAGGGCGACATGAGCCCGCAGCTCTCGCTGGTCCAAGGCTCGCTCAACAAGCCCTGCATCGGTCTGCCTGCCAAGCTCAACGTCGGGGGCATCGGAGCCCTCGGGATCTCCGCGCTGCAGGACGTCCCGATCCTCTCCGCCCCGCAGAACCAGCAGTGCACCGAGAACTCCACCCAGGCCAAGGGTGACGAGCCCCTGTCGCACATCCTGTCCGACATCCCGATCCTCTCGGACAACGGCAACGGCAAGGACGGCGGCAAGTAACACCGACGCCACCACCGGACGGACACGAGCGGGTCGCCGAGTTCATCGGCGGCCCGTTCTTCGTGTGTCCGAACACCGTCGCCC
This genomic stretch from Streptomyces deccanensis harbors:
- a CDS encoding chaplin, whose product is MTAEKGNDVKLKKSAAVVAGAIMALSIATPAFADAEAKGAAIGSPGVLSGNVVQVPIHIPVNVCGNSINIIGLLNPAAGNVCVND
- a CDS encoding rodlin, with translation MLKKAMAAVTVAASITGLAAAAAPQALADDGGTTSFSGNGASQAFGNSVTKGDMSPQLSLVQGSLNKPCVGLPVKGNLGGLGLLAGVSVLQDVPILSAPQNQQCTENSTQAKGDEPLSHILSDIPILSDNGNGDGKH
- a CDS encoding rodlin, with product MIKKMMTAATIAASVVGASAAAAPQALADDAGTTTFSGNDAHQVYGNSATYGNMSPQMALIQGSFNKPCIGLPAKLNLGGIGLIGISALQDVPILSAPQNQQCTENSTQAKGDEPLSHILSDIPILSDNGNGKDGGK
- a CDS encoding rodlin, translated to MNKLWATAAVAASIAGLGAATAPQALADDGGTTSFSGNGASQAFGNSVTKGDMSPQLSLVQGSLNKPCIGLPAKLNVGGIGALGISALQDVPILSAPQNQQCTENSTQAKGDEPLSHILSDIPILSDNGNGKDGGK